Genomic segment of Vibrio natriegens NBRC 15636 = ATCC 14048 = DSM 759:
CAAATATTTTATCAACAATAAATAATAAGGGTTAGAGAATGGCTGGGCAGTTTAAGATGGATTCCATTCCGGGGTCGCTTGTCGTCGTTGGCGGCACGTATGAGCCTTGGTTATCAGTATTAGAGCAAGTTGGCTGGAAGTGTCACCAGGTAGGTGATTTACGTAAAGCTAATGCGTTGTTGGAAGATATTGGTCCCTGTATTGGTATCGTAGACCTTAGCCATGATGAGTTCAGCTTAAACGGTTTGGCTAATTTGGTGAGCTCTCATAAGCACGTGCGTTGGCTGGCATTCATCAGAGAGTCTCAGCTGGGTGCTGATACGATCTGCCAGTTTATCGTCAACTTTTGTATCGACTTCTTCACTGCTCCAATTCCTGACGCGCAACTATTAAGCACCATCGGTCACCAGCTTGGTATGCTGAAATTAGAAAAGAAAGTGTGGCCAAGTTTTGGTAACAGTCTTGATATGGGCCTGTTGGGAGAATCAATCCCAATGAAACGTTTGAGAGATCAGGTGAAGCGTATTGGTCCAACAGACGTCAGTATCCTTATTTCTGGAGAAAGCGGTACCGGAAAAGAAGCGGTCGCCCGAGCGATTCATAAGGTCTCTTCCCGTTCTCACAAACCGTTTATGTCGATTAATTGCCGAGCTTTGAACGAGCAGAGATTCCAAGCGGAAGTGTTTGGTATGGCAGCGAACAGTTCAATAGGTCCAAGCTTACTGGAACAGGCTGATGGTGGTACCGTTCTTTTTAATGACGTGCTTACCATCTCTAAGCAACAACAAATGAATTTGTTGAGATTTTTGCAAGAAGGCACTGTCGAAACCGCTGACGGTGTGAAAAGTGTTAACGTTCGTATTCTTGCGGCGAACTCATCTGATGT
This window contains:
- the vpsR gene encoding cyclic-di-GMP-binding transcriptional regulator VpsR (Not actually a response regulator, but instead a cyclic-di-GMP-binding transcription factor.), which translates into the protein MAGQFKMDSIPGSLVVVGGTYEPWLSVLEQVGWKCHQVGDLRKANALLEDIGPCIGIVDLSHDEFSLNGLANLVSSHKHVRWLAFIRESQLGADTICQFIVNFCIDFFTAPIPDAQLLSTIGHQLGMLKLEKKVWPSFGNSLDMGLLGESIPMKRLRDQVKRIGPTDVSILISGESGTGKEAVARAIHKVSSRSHKPFMSINCRALNEQRFQAEVFGMAANSSIGPSLLEQADGGTVLFNDVLTISKQQQMNLLRFLQEGTVETADGVKSVNVRILAANSSDVEKALINGDFNEELYHYINVLRISVPSLKERASDIALLARFYLQEFSKEYNSQAKSFSEDALKALTRYYWPGNVRELMNQVKRAVLMSDSVVIDEHHLDLPQRNDSKRSLKSIREKSERDALLVVLESHSGQVSNAAKELGVSRATMYRLLNKHNLISDQTI